A stretch of DNA from Candidatus Polarisedimenticolia bacterium:
GCGGAACAGCATCGGGTCGGCATGCACGGGCGCCGCGCCATGGCAGCTCATCCGGATACCGCTCTCCTCGCCCACCGCATCGTAGAAATCGCGCACCGCCTCGATCTCCGCGCGGCCGTCGAGCGGACGCGGGGCGATGACCGCGCCGTCCCCCTCGGCCCGCGCGATGAACAGCAGGCTTTCGATCATCCTGCCGAGCCGGCCGCATTCCTCCAGGCTCGACTCGATTACCTGGCGGTACTCCTCGGCAGTGCGGGCCCGCGACAGGGCCACCTCGGCCTCTCCCATCAGGTTGTTGATCGGCGTTCGCAGCTCGTGCGCCAGGTCGGCGGAGAATTGCGTAAGCCGGTCAAAGGACCTTTCGAGCCGCTCCAGCATCCCGTCGAAGACCCGGGCCAGCTTCTCGAGCTCCCTCGGCCAGCGCGCGCCGCGAACCCTCTCGTGCAGCGTGTCCTGGGTAATGCGCTGGGCCGTCTCGGTGATTTGCGCCAGCGGGCGCAAGCCGTGGCGCGCCACCCAGGCGCCCGCCCCGGCCGAGATCAGAATCCCGAAAAGCAGGGTGAACCCCATCTTGCGGCGGTAATCGCGCAGCAGCGCCTGCTCG
This window harbors:
- a CDS encoding heavy metal sensor histidine kinase, translating into EKGGGPSTETTREWTSSDGKPYILFAARVPEGRHARHAGMVQAALEISHEQALLRDYRRKMGFTLLFGILISAGAGAWVARHGLRPLAQITETAQRITQDTLHERVRGARWPRELEKLARVFDGMLERLERSFDRLTQFSADLAHELRTPINNLMGEAEVALSRARTAEEYRQVIESSLEECGRLGRMIESLLFIARAEGDGAVIAPRPLDGRAEIEAVRDFYDAVGEESGIRMSCHGAAPVHADPMLFRRALSNLVSNALRHTPRGGSIEMSVQSRGQGTRVTVSDTGTGIPPEHLPRVFDRFYRSESDRARYPVGAGLGLAIVKSIMGLHGGTVGVESRPGSGTVVTLDFPPAS